The following proteins come from a genomic window of Pseudomonas sp. WJP1:
- the speB gene encoding agmatinase — translation MDVPVQNDQAITRDSLYGTAAESTYAGITSFMRRRYSRDLRGVDVAVSGVPFDTATSNRPGARFGPRGIRAASTGIAWERHWPWTFDPFDHLAVVDFGDCDFDYGSPQSTPECIEAHAEHILGAGSAMLTFGGDHFITYPLLKAHARKHGALSLIHFDAHSDTWPDEEGKRIDHGTMFWHAAQEGLVDPSRSVQIGLRTTNDDHQGFQVLDARQVHRRGVDAIVEAIRARVGDHPVYLTFDIDCLDPAFAPGTGTPVCGGLSTVQALEILGGLRGINLVGMDVVEVAPAYDNADITSLAAATLAMEMLCLYAAKHKVDQ, via the coding sequence ATGGACGTCCCAGTGCAGAACGATCAGGCCATCACCCGTGACAGCCTTTATGGAACCGCCGCCGAAAGCACCTACGCCGGCATCACCAGTTTCATGCGTCGACGCTACAGCCGCGACTTGCGCGGGGTCGACGTAGCGGTCAGCGGCGTGCCGTTCGACACCGCGACCAGCAACCGCCCCGGCGCCCGCTTCGGGCCACGGGGGATTCGCGCGGCGTCCACCGGGATTGCCTGGGAGCGCCACTGGCCGTGGACCTTCGACCCTTTCGATCACCTGGCAGTGGTCGACTTCGGCGATTGCGACTTTGATTACGGTTCGCCGCAGTCAACACCCGAATGTATCGAAGCCCACGCCGAGCACATTCTTGGTGCGGGCAGCGCGATGCTGACCTTCGGCGGCGATCACTTCATCACCTATCCTCTGCTCAAGGCCCATGCGCGCAAGCATGGTGCGCTGTCACTGATTCACTTCGACGCCCACAGCGACACCTGGCCGGACGAAGAGGGCAAGCGCATCGACCACGGCACCATGTTCTGGCATGCGGCCCAAGAGGGGCTGGTCGATCCGTCGCGCTCGGTGCAGATCGGCTTGCGCACCACCAACGACGATCACCAGGGCTTCCAGGTGCTGGATGCGCGACAGGTGCATCGACGTGGCGTCGATGCGATCGTCGAAGCGATTCGGGCAAGGGTCGGTGACCACCCGGTGTACCTGACGTTCGACATCGACTGCCTCGACCCGGCGTTCGCACCGGGCACCGGCACCCCGGTGTGTGGTGGCTTGAGCACGGTGCAGGCTCTGGAAATCCTCGGCGGCTTGCGCGGGATCAACCTGGTGGGCATGGACGTGGTGGAAGTGGCGCCGGCCTACGACAACGCCGACATCACCTCATTGGCGGCGGCGACGCTGGCGATGGAGATGCTGTGCCTTTATGCGGCGAAACATAAGGTCGACCAGTAA
- a CDS encoding polyamine ABC transporter substrate-binding protein, whose amino-acid sequence MAPVLKYCVPTLFLAMAAAAQAEDKVINLYSWADYVAPETLQSFEQETGIHVRYDTFDAPEVLETKLLTGGSGYDVVVPSSSVLARGLAAGALQAIAHDGLKGYANLDPDLLEKLAAVDPGNQYGVPYTWGTLGLGMNVEAVSKRLPNVPLNSLDLLFKPEYASKLKDCGIAIIDSPQEVIGLALHYLGKDPYSTDKKDLDAAQALLHQLQPSVLYVASGRQINDLANGSVCLALAYNGDASMAADQARKANKPYEIAYRIPREGTLVWQDNLAIPKDAPHPEAARQFIEFMLRPESVAALTNTLFFATANQAATPLVDEAVRTDPDIYPPAEIRQRLYADRSMSLKDMRQRTRVWTTFRSRQ is encoded by the coding sequence ATGGCTCCCGTGCTCAAGTATTGTGTCCCAACGCTGTTCCTCGCCATGGCCGCCGCGGCCCAGGCCGAGGACAAAGTCATCAACCTCTACAGCTGGGCCGATTACGTCGCCCCCGAAACCTTGCAGAGCTTCGAACAGGAAACCGGCATTCACGTGCGCTATGACACCTTCGATGCGCCGGAAGTGCTGGAAACCAAATTGCTCACCGGCGGCAGTGGCTATGACGTTGTGGTGCCCTCGTCCAGCGTCCTGGCCCGGGGCCTGGCGGCCGGTGCGTTGCAAGCCATTGCTCACGACGGCTTGAAGGGCTACGCCAACCTTGATCCGGATTTGCTGGAGAAACTCGCTGCGGTCGATCCCGGCAATCAATATGGCGTGCCTTATACCTGGGGCACCCTGGGTTTGGGGATGAATGTCGAGGCGGTCTCGAAACGCCTGCCGAACGTACCGCTCAACAGCCTGGACCTGCTGTTCAAGCCCGAGTACGCCAGCAAGCTCAAGGACTGCGGCATTGCGATCATCGATTCACCCCAGGAGGTGATCGGCCTGGCGTTGCATTACCTGGGCAAGGACCCCTACAGCACCGACAAGAAGGATCTGGACGCGGCGCAAGCGCTGCTGCATCAACTTCAACCTTCGGTGCTGTACGTCGCCAGCGGTCGACAGATCAACGACCTGGCCAATGGCAGCGTGTGCCTGGCCCTGGCTTACAACGGCGACGCCAGCATGGCCGCCGATCAGGCGCGCAAGGCCAACAAACCCTATGAAATCGCCTATCGGATTCCCAGGGAAGGCACCCTGGTGTGGCAAGACAACCTGGCGATCCCCAAGGACGCGCCGCACCCCGAAGCTGCGCGCCAGTTCATCGAATTCATGTTGCGCCCCGAATCCGTCGCCGCGCTGACCAACACGCTGTTCTTCGCCACCGCCAACCAGGCCGCGACGCCGCTGGTCGACGAGGCGGTGCGCACCGACCCGGACATCTATCCACCCGCCGAGATTCGTCAGCGCCTGTACGCCGACCGCAGCATGAGCCTCAAGGACATGCGCCAGCGTACCCGCGTGTGGACCACTTTCCGTAGCCGCCAATAA
- a CDS encoding LysR family transcriptional regulator, whose protein sequence is MLGQLHDLDLQLLRLFVSVVECGGFSAAQGELGLSQSSISQQMARLETRLGYRLCSRGKGGFRITPKGEQLLSATRSLFQSIEAFRHQSNGVAGRLIGEVRLGLSEALDQSVLQRVAEAIRRFRERDESVRIELMSAMPGDMERLLLQQRLDLAIGYFSQIQSAFDYRQLFTETQHLYCAVGHPLFTDEAPDDQALQACDRVDHPYRFLRSDEPFQGKVCSARSEQVEGTLAFILSGKHVGYLPSHFARSWEDKGLLRPVRRDGLSFEVAFHLARHRAQVPGDAQKAFEEDLLAAFA, encoded by the coding sequence ATGCTCGGCCAACTGCATGACCTGGACCTGCAACTGCTGCGCCTGTTTGTCAGCGTTGTCGAGTGCGGTGGCTTCAGCGCAGCCCAGGGTGAACTGGGCCTGAGCCAGTCGAGCATCAGCCAGCAAATGGCCAGGCTGGAGACCCGCCTCGGCTATCGCTTGTGCAGCCGTGGCAAGGGCGGCTTTCGGATCACGCCAAAAGGCGAACAATTGCTCAGCGCAACGCGCAGCCTGTTCCAGTCCATCGAAGCGTTCCGTCATCAATCCAACGGCGTGGCCGGGCGTTTGATCGGCGAAGTTCGCCTGGGTTTGTCCGAAGCGCTGGATCAGTCGGTGCTGCAGCGGGTGGCCGAAGCGATCCGGCGCTTTCGCGAGCGTGATGAGTCGGTACGCATCGAGTTGATGAGCGCCATGCCGGGTGACATGGAACGTTTGCTACTGCAGCAACGGCTGGACCTGGCCATCGGCTATTTCTCGCAGATCCAGAGTGCGTTTGACTACCGCCAGTTGTTTACTGAAACCCAGCACCTGTACTGCGCCGTCGGCCATCCGCTGTTCACCGATGAGGCGCCCGATGACCAGGCACTCCAGGCCTGCGACCGGGTCGATCACCCCTACCGCTTCCTGCGCAGCGACGAGCCCTTTCAAGGAAAGGTCTGCTCGGCGCGCTCTGAACAGGTCGAAGGCACCCTGGCCTTTATCCTGTCCGGCAAGCATGTGGGGTATTTGCCCAGTCACTTTGCCCGCAGTTGGGAAGACAAGGGTTTGTTGCGGCCGGTGCGTCGCGATGGCTTGAGTTTCGAGGTGGCGTTTCACCTGGCTCGGCATCGCGCCCAAGTGCCGGGGGATGCGCAGAAGGCGTTTGAAGAGGATTTGCTCGCGGCGTTTGCCTGA
- the zapE gene encoding cell division protein ZapE, whose translation MNVDSPLSAWQHAIEQKGFVQDEAQEHAVWALQKCHEALHEGRKPIMGVYLWGPVGRGKTWLMDQFYQHLRVPARRQHFHHFMGWVHQRSFQLTGTADPLQALARELSEEVRVLCFDELFVNDIGDAIILGRLFQVMFEQGVVVVCTSNLPPDQLYADGFNRDRFMPAIAAIKQHMQVIAVDGGEDHRLHPGQGLQRYWVAAPGQPSALADVFKVLTLGQAVSSAPIKVGYRSLEVVQASQSVLWCRYADLCEQPFAAMDFMALCDTFSAILLGDVPNLSAQKRAGRIARGTEDGVERVVAGDRELPQLSVHDDGVRRFIALVDECYDRKVPLYLEAQVPMDSLYTEGYLEFPFRRTLSRLQEMQLQRFAEA comes from the coding sequence ATGAATGTCGACTCTCCCCTCAGTGCCTGGCAGCACGCGATCGAACAGAAGGGTTTCGTCCAGGACGAAGCCCAGGAACATGCTGTCTGGGCCCTGCAAAAGTGCCATGAAGCGCTGCATGAAGGCCGCAAGCCGATCATGGGCGTGTACCTCTGGGGCCCGGTCGGACGTGGCAAGACCTGGTTGATGGACCAGTTCTATCAACACCTGCGGGTACCGGCCCGGCGTCAGCACTTTCATCATTTCATGGGGTGGGTGCACCAGCGTTCATTCCAGCTGACCGGTACCGCCGACCCGTTGCAGGCCCTGGCCCGCGAACTGAGCGAAGAAGTGCGGGTGCTGTGCTTTGACGAGTTGTTCGTCAATGACATCGGGGACGCGATCATCCTCGGCCGCTTGTTCCAGGTGATGTTCGAGCAGGGCGTGGTGGTGGTCTGCACCTCCAACCTGCCACCGGACCAACTGTACGCCGACGGTTTCAACCGCGACCGCTTCATGCCGGCCATCGCCGCGATCAAACAGCACATGCAGGTGATTGCGGTGGACGGCGGCGAAGACCATCGCCTGCATCCGGGGCAGGGCTTGCAACGTTACTGGGTGGCAGCGCCGGGACAGCCCAGTGCACTGGCTGATGTGTTCAAGGTGCTGACCCTTGGCCAAGCGGTTTCCAGTGCGCCGATCAAGGTCGGCTATCGTTCGCTCGAGGTGGTGCAGGCCAGCCAGAGCGTGCTCTGGTGCCGTTATGCCGACCTCTGCGAACAGCCCTTTGCCGCGATGGATTTCATGGCCCTGTGCGACACCTTCAGCGCTATTCTTCTAGGTGACGTGCCCAACCTCAGCGCGCAAAAGCGGGCAGGGCGCATTGCCCGGGGCACCGAGGACGGCGTCGAGCGGGTGGTTGCAGGCGACCGCGAACTGCCGCAGTTGTCGGTGCACGACGACGGTGTACGGCGTTTCATCGCACTGGTGGACGAGTGTTACGACCGCAAGGTACCGCTGTACCTCGAAGCGCAGGTGCCCATGGACTCGCTTTACACTGAGGGTTACCTGGAATTTCCGTTTCGCCGAACCCTCAGCCGCCTTCAGGAAATGCAGCTGCAACGTTTTGCCGAGGCCTGA
- a CDS encoding TonB-dependent siderophore receptor, translating to MFAPITRSMTFTLGLCGAALSPDLLAETETESAPLAPTLMLGATNVTAQDLGSTTENTESYTTGAMSTATRLNLSIKDTPQSVSVVTRQQMDDFKLGSLSEAMSQTTGVVVQHNDSDRVSYSSRGYTINNFQIDGMLNTFSYMKSDSDTIIYDHIEVVRGATGLTTGAGDPSATINMVRKRPTSQWEAKTGVSGGSYDDYYSYLDVGGPLAFDGRLRGRGVVAYRDSDSYRDKYQQQREVGYGVLEADLTDDTLLAVGYDYQNKHVQGTSWGTVPYWNADGSKANLGRSTNMATPWSSWPLKDKTAFANLDHQLGGGWQLKAAYTHRESDTDGKIYYAGGGFPEADRSGMVANVSHMIGTQKMKAYDFNVSGPYTLLGRDHEMMVGYGEAERREDSPYTVDGPRAADYENVPDWKYMGNIGKFPDTVTSLTGSKDYTRQKAGYLASRLNLTNELHAVLGSRYGSWKTSTTTNSYDDNLQLNGIDHSSQQQNDMWTPYAGLLYDLTPEYTVYVSYTDIFKPQTVRDSSRKYLEPVVGSNYELGLKGSLLEERLNLATALFWSKQDNVAELDDSVPPDPVTGEEFYKSSGKGNKVQGFEAELSGEVMEGWNMTAGYTYTHSVDGEKQRINTVQPLNMLRFSTAYHLPGEWQALTVGAALNWQSDIYRGANRPVGRRADNSIITERTNIQQEAYTVVNLMSRYEFDRHLSASLNVNNLFDKKYYDNVGFYNGVYWGDPRTVTLSLDWKL from the coding sequence ATGTTCGCGCCTATCACCCGTTCCATGACTTTTACCCTTGGCCTGTGCGGTGCCGCACTGAGCCCGGATCTGCTGGCTGAAACCGAAACCGAGAGCGCCCCACTGGCGCCAACCCTCATGCTCGGCGCCACCAACGTCACCGCCCAGGACCTGGGCAGCACCACCGAAAACACCGAGTCGTATACCACCGGTGCGATGAGCACCGCCACCCGCCTGAACCTGTCCATCAAGGACACACCGCAATCGGTTTCCGTGGTCACGCGCCAGCAAATGGACGATTTCAAACTCGGCAGCCTGTCCGAAGCCATGAGCCAGACCACAGGCGTGGTGGTCCAGCACAACGACTCGGACCGGGTCAGCTATTCCTCGCGCGGCTACACCATCAACAATTTCCAGATCGATGGCATGTTGAATACCTTCAGCTACATGAAGTCCGATTCCGACACCATCATCTACGACCACATCGAAGTGGTACGCGGTGCAACGGGCCTGACCACCGGCGCGGGCGATCCTTCGGCCACCATCAACATGGTGCGCAAACGCCCCACGTCGCAGTGGGAAGCCAAGACCGGTGTCAGCGGCGGCAGTTACGACGATTACTACAGCTACCTGGACGTCGGCGGTCCGCTGGCGTTCGACGGACGCCTGCGCGGTCGTGGGGTGGTGGCCTACCGCGACAGCGATTCGTACCGGGACAAATACCAGCAGCAACGGGAAGTCGGCTACGGCGTGCTCGAGGCCGACCTGACCGACGACACCCTGCTGGCGGTGGGTTACGACTATCAGAACAAGCACGTGCAAGGTACGTCCTGGGGCACGGTGCCGTACTGGAACGCCGACGGCAGCAAGGCCAATCTTGGGCGCTCGACCAACATGGCCACGCCCTGGAGTTCCTGGCCGCTCAAGGACAAGACCGCGTTCGCCAACCTCGACCACCAGCTCGGCGGCGGGTGGCAGCTCAAGGCCGCCTACACCCACCGCGAAAGCGACACCGACGGCAAGATCTACTACGCCGGCGGCGGCTTCCCCGAGGCGGACCGCAGCGGCATGGTCGCCAACGTCAGCCACATGATCGGCACGCAAAAAATGAAAGCCTATGATTTCAACGTGTCCGGTCCCTACACGTTGCTGGGCCGCGATCACGAAATGATGGTGGGTTATGGCGAAGCCGAGCGCCGTGAGGATTCGCCTTACACGGTGGATGGCCCTCGAGCTGCAGATTATGAAAATGTCCCTGACTGGAAATACATGGGCAACATCGGCAAGTTTCCCGACACCGTTACCAGCCTGACAGGCTCGAAAGACTATACCCGGCAGAAAGCCGGCTACCTGGCCTCGCGCCTGAACCTCACCAACGAACTGCACGCCGTTCTCGGCAGCCGCTACGGCAGCTGGAAAACCTCGACCACCACCAACAGCTACGACGACAACCTGCAACTGAACGGCATTGATCACAGCAGCCAGCAACAAAACGACATGTGGACGCCCTATGCCGGCCTGCTTTACGACTTGACCCCGGAGTACACCGTTTACGTCAGCTACACCGATATCTTCAAACCGCAGACGGTGCGAGACAGCAGTCGCAAATACCTTGAACCTGTGGTCGGCAGCAACTATGAACTGGGTCTCAAGGGCAGCCTGCTGGAAGAACGATTGAACCTGGCCACCGCATTATTCTGGAGCAAGCAGGACAACGTCGCGGAACTGGACGACTCGGTGCCGCCGGACCCGGTGACCGGCGAGGAGTTCTATAAATCCAGCGGTAAAGGCAACAAGGTGCAAGGCTTCGAAGCCGAGCTGTCAGGCGAAGTCATGGAGGGCTGGAACATGACCGCCGGTTACACCTACACCCATTCGGTCGACGGTGAAAAACAGCGCATCAACACGGTCCAGCCGTTGAACATGTTGCGGTTCTCCACGGCCTATCACTTGCCCGGCGAGTGGCAGGCGCTGACCGTCGGTGCTGCGCTTAATTGGCAGAGCGACATCTATCGCGGCGCCAATCGCCCGGTCGGTCGCCGCGCCGATAACAGCATCATCACCGAACGCACGAACATCCAGCAGGAGGCCTACACCGTGGTCAACCTGATGTCGCGCTACGAATTCGACCGGCACCTGTCCGCCTCGTTGAACGTCAACAACCTGTTCGACAAGAAGTACTACGATAACGTCGGTTTCTACAACGGCGTGTATTGGGGAGACCCGCGCACGGTGACCCTGAGCCTGGACTGGAAGCTCTAG
- a CDS encoding DinB family protein has protein sequence MNQPLSHHLLTMAYQNAWANHRLAKAWCQLSQEQLAAPRVSFFPSLGATLNHILTCDWFYVDALERELRGDDPHPDCFVFFKDDEPFTLAVDLRREQAQVDRRLIAYCEQMRDADLGKIVTIARDTPQYDSRLRLLSHLFEHQIHHRGQVHAMLSGTSVKPPQLDEFFCAGESHLRAEDFAELGWTEALIWGH, from the coding sequence ATGAATCAACCCCTGTCACACCATTTGTTGACCATGGCCTATCAGAATGCCTGGGCCAATCACCGGCTGGCCAAGGCCTGGTGCCAGTTGAGCCAGGAGCAGTTGGCGGCACCGCGGGTCAGCTTCTTTCCCAGCCTTGGCGCGACCCTCAACCACATCCTGACCTGTGACTGGTTCTACGTGGATGCCCTTGAGCGCGAGTTGCGCGGTGACGACCCCCATCCTGATTGCTTCGTGTTCTTCAAGGACGACGAGCCGTTTACCCTGGCCGTCGACCTCAGGCGCGAACAGGCGCAGGTCGACCGCCGCCTGATTGCCTACTGCGAGCAAATGCGCGACGCCGACCTGGGCAAGATCGTGACCATCGCTCGGGACACTCCGCAATACGACAGCCGCTTGCGCCTGCTGTCGCATCTTTTCGAGCATCAGATTCATCATCGCGGGCAGGTCCACGCCATGCTCAGCGGCACTTCGGTCAAGCCGCCGCAGCTGGACGAGTTTTTCTGTGCCGGCGAGTCGCACCTGCGGGCTGAGGATTTTGCCGAGCTGGGATGGACTGAAGCGTTGATCTGGGGGCATTAG
- a CDS encoding GNAT family N-acetyltransferase — protein sequence MDSAEILVLQASYTNPVHAEAIGLVLNSYAEDPMGGGHSLPATVLEHLPSELAKRPHAFSVLAFVGGEPAGLINCFEGFSTFACRPLVNVHDVAVVPKFRGLGLSQRMLHKVEDIARQRGCCKITLEVLEGNAPAQASYSKFGFAPGEFDPAHGRMMFWIKPL from the coding sequence ATGGATTCCGCAGAAATTCTTGTGCTTCAAGCCAGCTACACCAATCCGGTGCATGCCGAGGCGATCGGCCTGGTATTGAACAGTTACGCCGAAGATCCAATGGGGGGTGGTCATTCCCTGCCTGCCACGGTGCTGGAACACCTGCCGAGCGAGTTGGCCAAGCGCCCCCATGCGTTCAGCGTGCTGGCCTTTGTCGGCGGCGAGCCGGCCGGTTTGATCAATTGCTTTGAAGGTTTTTCGACCTTTGCCTGCCGGCCCTTGGTCAACGTGCACGACGTGGCGGTGGTGCCGAAGTTTCGCGGCCTGGGCCTGAGCCAGCGGATGCTGCACAAGGTCGAGGACATCGCCCGTCAGCGCGGCTGCTGCAAGATCACCCTGGAGGTGCTGGAAGGCAATGCGCCGGCGCAGGCGTCCTACAGCAAGTTCGGCTTTGCCCCGGGCGAGTTCGACCCGGCACACGGGCGCATGATGTTCTGGATCAAACCCCTTTAA
- a CDS encoding aldo/keto reductase, which produces MHYKVFGRKTGLRVSELALGAGNFGTGWGHGAERDEAKRIFDGYLAAGGNFIDTANGYQAGQSEAMLSEFIAAERDHLVIASKYTLGTTPDAGISHTGNNRKNMVRAVEESLKRLKTDHLDLFWAHMSDGVTPMEEILRGFDDLVRAGKIHYAGLSNFPAWRIARADLLAEVRGFAPIAAIQVEYSLAERSAEREQLPMAEALGLAATLWSPLGGGFLTGKYRSADGDNRASKLGMLVHAEKSARETALLDTLLAVAEELGASPTHVAIAWLRAQARRSTTTLIPILGSRTREQLDATLGALNVELDAGQLARLEGVSDVPKGVPHESISGSFARFSGGVTLDLPKIPVA; this is translated from the coding sequence ATGCATTACAAAGTTTTCGGCCGTAAAACCGGCTTGCGGGTTTCCGAACTGGCGTTGGGTGCCGGCAACTTTGGCACCGGCTGGGGTCATGGTGCCGAGCGCGATGAAGCCAAGCGGATCTTTGACGGGTACCTCGCCGCGGGCGGTAACTTCATCGACACCGCCAACGGCTACCAGGCGGGCCAGTCGGAAGCCATGCTCAGCGAATTCATCGCCGCCGAACGCGATCATCTGGTCATCGCCAGCAAATACACGCTGGGTACGACGCCGGACGCCGGCATTTCCCACACCGGCAACAACCGCAAGAACATGGTTCGCGCCGTGGAAGAGAGCTTGAAGCGGCTGAAAACCGATCACCTGGATCTGTTCTGGGCCCACATGAGCGACGGCGTGACGCCGATGGAAGAGATCCTGCGCGGCTTCGACGACCTGGTCCGCGCCGGCAAGATCCATTACGCCGGGCTGTCGAACTTTCCGGCGTGGCGCATCGCCCGCGCCGACCTGCTGGCCGAAGTGCGCGGGTTTGCGCCGATCGCGGCGATCCAGGTCGAGTACAGCCTGGCCGAACGCAGCGCCGAACGCGAACAACTGCCCATGGCTGAAGCCCTGGGCCTGGCCGCAACCCTGTGGTCGCCGCTGGGTGGAGGCTTCCTCACTGGCAAATACCGCAGCGCCGATGGCGACAACCGCGCCAGCAAACTGGGAATGTTGGTTCACGCCGAGAAAAGCGCCCGTGAAACCGCCCTGCTCGACACCCTGCTGGCCGTCGCCGAAGAGCTGGGCGCGAGCCCGACCCACGTGGCCATTGCCTGGCTGCGCGCACAAGCCAGGCGCTCGACCACCACGCTGATTCCGATCCTCGGCTCGCGCACCCGTGAACAACTGGATGCGACTCTGGGGGCGTTGAACGTGGAACTGGATGCCGGGCAGTTGGCGCGGCTCGAGGGTGTCAGCGATGTGCCCAAGGGCGTGCCCCATGAATCCATTAGCGGGTCGTTCGCGCGGTTCAGTGGTGGTGTGACTCTGGATCTACCAAAAATCCCGGTGGCCTGA
- a CDS encoding nucleobase:cation symporter-2 family protein: MTSPEKTPRHSDLLYGLDDRPHLTATVFAALQHVLASFVGIITPTLIMGSALGLQSEIPYLISMALFVSGLGTFVQARRFGPVGSGLLCLQGTSFSFISVILSAGFMVKARGGGTDEILATIFGVCFFAAFIEVVLSQFIGKLRMLITPVVTGTIITLMGLSLIKVAMTDIAGGFGAPDLGAASHLGLAALVLGTIVVLNRVDVPFLRLGAIVIGLTLGYAVAWLLGHVDFASLPAVPLMSVPVPFKYGFAFDWVAFIPVAVIFLVSPLEAAGDLTANSMISRQPVKGPVYIRRIKSGLLADGLNSAMAAVFNSMPMVTFAQNNGVIQLTGVASRYVAFFIAGLLVLLGLFPMIGAVLQLMPKPVLGGAELVMFGTVAVAGIKILAEAGLHRRNMLIVAISIGMGLGVAAVPEVLRELPKALHNIFESPITVGALCAIVLNIFLPEEFIELEEDDFDPEASILQVMENPDVPAKAEPATPAVVAQLNR; the protein is encoded by the coding sequence ATGACTTCCCCTGAAAAAACCCCGCGCCACAGTGACCTGCTCTACGGCCTCGACGACCGCCCGCACCTTACCGCCACCGTGTTCGCCGCCCTGCAACACGTACTCGCCAGCTTCGTCGGGATCATCACCCCGACGCTGATCATGGGCAGCGCCCTGGGTTTGCAGAGCGAAATCCCCTACCTGATCAGCATGGCACTGTTCGTCTCGGGCCTGGGCACCTTCGTCCAGGCGCGGCGCTTCGGTCCGGTGGGCTCGGGTCTGTTGTGCCTGCAAGGCACCAGTTTCTCGTTCATCAGCGTCATCCTCAGTGCCGGTTTCATGGTCAAGGCCCGGGGCGGCGGCACCGATGAAATCCTCGCAACGATCTTCGGCGTGTGCTTCTTTGCCGCCTTCATCGAAGTGGTCTTGAGCCAGTTCATCGGCAAGCTGAGGATGCTGATCACCCCGGTGGTGACCGGCACCATCATCACCCTGATGGGCCTGTCGCTGATCAAGGTCGCCATGACCGACATCGCCGGCGGCTTCGGCGCCCCCGACCTCGGCGCGGCCAGTCACCTGGGGCTGGCGGCCCTGGTGCTCGGCACCATCGTGGTGTTGAACCGGGTCGACGTGCCATTCCTGCGCCTGGGCGCGATTGTCATCGGCCTGACCCTCGGCTACGCCGTCGCCTGGCTGCTGGGCCACGTCGATTTCGCCAGTCTGCCGGCCGTGCCGCTGATGAGCGTGCCGGTACCGTTCAAGTACGGCTTTGCCTTCGACTGGGTGGCGTTCATCCCGGTGGCGGTGATTTTCCTGGTGTCGCCGCTGGAAGCGGCCGGCGACCTGACCGCCAACTCGATGATTTCCCGTCAACCGGTCAAGGGCCCGGTGTACATTCGCCGGATCAAGTCCGGCCTGTTGGCCGACGGCCTCAACTCGGCCATGGCGGCGGTGTTCAACAGCATGCCGATGGTGACCTTCGCGCAGAACAACGGGGTGATCCAGCTGACCGGCGTGGCCAGCCGCTATGTGGCATTTTTCATTGCCGGCCTGTTGGTCCTGCTGGGGCTGTTCCCGATGATCGGCGCCGTGCTGCAGTTGATGCCCAAACCGGTGCTCGGCGGTGCGGAGCTGGTGATGTTCGGCACCGTCGCCGTGGCCGGGATCAAGATCCTCGCCGAGGCCGGCTTGCATCGGCGCAACATGCTGATCGTGGCGATTTCCATCGGCATGGGCCTTGGCGTGGCCGCCGTACCGGAAGTGTTGCGCGAGCTGCCCAAAGCGCTGCACAACATCTTCGAATCGCCCATCACTGTTGGGGCGTTGTGCGCCATCGTTTTGAATATCTTCTTGCCCGAGGAATTCATCGAGCTGGAAGAAGACGATTTCGATCCGGAAGCCTCGATTCTCCAGGTCATGGAAAATCCGGATGTTCCGGCCAAGGCTGAACCCGCCACGCCTGCGGTTGTCGCACAGTTGAACCGCTGA